From Gammaproteobacteria bacterium, a single genomic window includes:
- a CDS encoding ABC transporter ATP-binding protein has product MIGDATAIFVRSVGKRYKVFENQRERLLHTLRQKRRSGMREVWALRDVSFEIRRGGATAIIGRNGSGKSTLLKILTGILNPTTGEVKINGRVSALLELGSGFNPEYSGRDNVILNGLLLGLDRKEILRRFDEIVTFAEIGDVLERPVKTYSSGMMMRLAFAVQVLSDPDILIIDEALSVGDFFFQQKCLGYIRSLCDKGVTLLFVSHDMATVRDLCSRAVYLAGGKAVFVGDCKEAIREYLKEQQEVHASVAERTPDNAASKPPPVRDDIMQAAIWKRSGNSALENTVRLLAVVVLGPDGHPATQVQMGDTIRMRIYFQARQGEEAHISLTIKNRFDQIATVTGSRQLGLGPCPVGENVSGMLELCIKLMLEAGLYSFQISYATFNVANKGVRLDETEWLGPLQIYWNYENNTAPFLGMVGLPVTGAYEAGV; this is encoded by the coding sequence ATGATTGGCGACGCCACCGCCATCTTTGTCCGCAGTGTGGGCAAGCGCTACAAGGTTTTTGAAAATCAACGGGAGCGGCTGTTGCACACCCTCCGGCAGAAACGACGGTCCGGCATGCGGGAAGTCTGGGCCCTCAGGGATGTCAGCTTTGAGATCCGTCGCGGCGGAGCAACCGCCATTATTGGTCGTAACGGCAGCGGCAAAAGCACCCTCTTAAAAATCCTGACGGGGATTCTGAACCCGACCACGGGAGAAGTTAAGATCAATGGACGTGTCTCCGCACTGCTCGAACTGGGCAGCGGTTTTAATCCGGAATACAGCGGCAGGGACAATGTCATCCTCAACGGCCTGCTGCTTGGTCTGGACCGCAAGGAAATCCTCCGTCGTTTTGATGAAATCGTCACCTTTGCGGAAATTGGCGATGTGCTCGAACGTCCCGTGAAGACCTACTCCAGCGGCATGATGATGCGCCTGGCTTTTGCCGTGCAGGTGCTGTCTGACCCCGACATTCTCATCATTGACGAGGCACTCAGCGTGGGGGATTTTTTCTTCCAGCAAAAGTGTCTCGGTTATATCCGTTCGCTTTGCGACAAGGGCGTGACCCTGCTTTTCGTGTCGCACGATATGGCAACGGTGCGCGATCTGTGCAGCCGGGCGGTGTATTTAGCGGGCGGGAAAGCGGTCTTCGTCGGCGATTGCAAAGAGGCGATCCGGGAATATCTGAAGGAACAGCAGGAAGTGCATGCATCGGTTGCTGAACGGACCCCTGATAATGCCGCGTCGAAGCCCCCGCCGGTGCGGGATGACATCATGCAGGCAGCCATCTGGAAACGTTCCGGGAATTCAGCGCTTGAAAATACCGTCCGATTGCTTGCAGTAGTGGTACTGGGGCCGGATGGTCATCCGGCCACCCAGGTGCAAATGGGTGACACGATACGCATGCGCATCTATTTTCAGGCGCGTCAGGGGGAGGAGGCGCATATATCCCTGACGATCAAGAATCGATTCGATCAAATCGCCACGGTTACCGGTTCCCGTCAGCTGGGCCTGGGTCCGTGCCCGGTGGGAGAGAATGTATCCGGGATGTTGGAGCTTTGCATCAAATTAATGCTGGAAGCCGGTCTCTATTCCTTCCAGATCTCATATGCAACGTTCAATGTTGCAAACAAAGGCGTGAGGCTGGATGAAACCGAGTGGCTGGGTCCCTTGCAGATCTACTGGAATTATGAAAACAATACCGCGCCATTCCTGGGAATGGTGGGGCTGCCCGTAACCGGCGCTTATGAAGCCGGCGTGTGA
- a CDS encoding ABC transporter permease, which translates to MVELFLILRNHHELVWELVTREFSGRYRGSFGGVIWSFVQPLFLLAVYTIAFGVILKSRWGFPGSTGDYTLLLFAGLIIFNAFSECLNRAPVLVTANSHFVNKVVFPLEILSVVMVLTALFHALIGVAVWFIGHLLLFGLPKPTAFLFPLVLICFSPILLGLGWLLSAVGVIVRDISQLTGTLSHMLLFLTPIFYSVDAAPPMLQRLLMLNPLTFVVEQFRAVLYFGRGPDLTGLTAYFLFSSLFAWGSLLLFRRLRPGFADMV; encoded by the coding sequence ATGGTTGAATTGTTTCTGATCCTCCGAAATCATCATGAGCTTGTATGGGAGCTGGTCACACGGGAGTTCTCCGGTCGTTATCGTGGTTCTTTTGGGGGCGTGATCTGGTCGTTCGTTCAGCCGCTCTTTCTGCTCGCCGTCTACACCATCGCGTTTGGCGTGATCCTCAAGTCGCGCTGGGGGTTTCCCGGCAGCACGGGCGATTACACTCTGTTGCTGTTTGCCGGCCTTATCATCTTCAACGCATTTTCAGAATGTCTGAACAGAGCGCCCGTGCTTGTCACCGCCAATTCGCACTTCGTCAATAAAGTGGTTTTTCCTCTGGAGATTCTTTCCGTGGTCATGGTGCTCACCGCGCTGTTCCATGCCCTGATTGGCGTCGCCGTCTGGTTTATCGGCCACCTTCTCCTGTTCGGCCTCCCCAAGCCAACCGCCTTCCTCTTTCCGCTGGTTCTGATATGTTTTTCCCCCATTCTGCTCGGCCTCGGCTGGTTGCTCTCGGCCGTCGGCGTCATAGTGCGTGACATCAGCCAGCTGACCGGCACGCTTTCACATATGCTGTTATTTCTTACGCCAATTTTCTACAGCGTTGATGCCGCGCCGCCCATGTTGCAACGCCTGCTGATGCTTAACCCCCTCACTTTTGTGGTGGAGCAGTTTCGCGCCGTGCTCTACTTCGGGCGGGGGCCGGACCTGACGGGGTTGACCGCTTATTTTCTGTTCTCTTCACTTTTTGCCTGGGGCTCGTTGCTTTTGTTTCGTCGCCTGCGCCCCGGCTTTGCCGACATGGTGTGA
- a CDS encoding winged helix-turn-helix transcriptional regulator, whose translation MNTPSREDAVTRGILETIDTRSDVSQRHLADNLGVALGLANLYLKRCVRKGLVKIKQAPANRYLYYLTPKGFAEKSRLTAQYLSVSFDFYRRAGDSCAKVFHICDQEKFNRLLLCGVSEFAEIASLRAEEHGIQIIGTFDPSSNRSRFVARPVWRRFEQVPDFDACVLTAVNDPAALYKEASSRIEDQRILVPDILGLKFTRNNSR comes from the coding sequence ATGAACACTCCGAGCCGCGAAGACGCCGTTACGCGGGGCATACTGGAGACCATCGACACCCGCAGCGACGTGTCGCAGCGCCATCTGGCCGACAATCTTGGCGTGGCGCTGGGACTCGCCAACCTTTACCTCAAGCGTTGCGTGCGCAAGGGCCTGGTCAAGATCAAGCAGGCGCCGGCCAACCGTTATCTTTACTACCTTACACCCAAGGGGTTCGCTGAAAAGAGCCGGCTGACCGCCCAATATCTTTCCGTCTCTTTCGATTTCTACCGCCGCGCGGGGGATTCCTGCGCCAAGGTGTTCCACATCTGCGATCAGGAAAAATTCAATCGTCTGTTGTTGTGCGGCGTATCCGAATTTGCCGAAATTGCCTCATTGCGCGCGGAGGAGCACGGCATCCAGATTATCGGCACATTCGATCCATCCAGCAATCGCAGTCGTTTTGTGGCGAGGCCCGTATGGCGCCGTTTCGAGCAGGTGCCCGACTTCGATGCCTGCGTGCTGACAGCAGTGAATGATCCGGCGGCGCTTTATAAAGAAGCCTCCTCCCGGATCGAGGACCAAAGAATCCTCGTGCCGGATATTTTGGGATTGAAATTCACCCGCAATAATTCCAGGTAA
- a CDS encoding mannose-1-phosphate guanylyltransferase/mannose-6-phosphate isomerase: protein MSVEKNIRVLQPVILAGGGGTRLWPLSREHYPKQFLNLFGEESLLQQTVRRLDGLHVKSAGTTSAAMLVICNEEHRFLVAEQMRVLGREAGRIVLEPAGRNTAPALTVAALISATAGADPILLMMPADHVIQEAPCFHEAVAQGLELAQAGYLVTFGIVPIRPETGYGYIAMGDAIDGQGGTHEVKSFVEKPDEATARRYVESGGYLWNSGIFMMKASVWLAAIGRFRPEIFTACRTACAHTSVDGDFLRLDAAAFSNCPSDSVDYAVMEKVTAQSGFKAAVVTLAAGWSDIGAWSSLWEISRRDPEGNVIRGDICAIDAANNALLAEHRLLAVIGCDDLVVVETADAVMVTRKSRAQDIKRIVEWLKTRGREERLSHRRVYRPWGSYEGVDAGEGFQVKRIIVKSGGKLSLQMHHHRAEHWIVVRGTARVTRGEEVFLLSENQSTYIPQGIRHRLENPGDAPLEVIEVQSGRYLGEDDIVRFEDLYNRS from the coding sequence ATGAGCGTGGAAAAAAATATCCGCGTGTTGCAACCGGTAATCCTCGCCGGCGGCGGTGGAACGCGTCTATGGCCGCTCTCGCGCGAGCATTATCCGAAGCAATTCCTGAACTTGTTTGGCGAGGAGTCATTGTTGCAGCAGACCGTGCGGCGCCTCGACGGCCTCCATGTCAAAAGCGCCGGCACCACCAGCGCGGCAATGCTGGTTATTTGCAATGAAGAACACCGCTTCCTGGTCGCGGAACAGATGCGCGTACTGGGACGAGAAGCCGGCCGCATCGTGCTCGAGCCGGCGGGCCGCAATACCGCCCCCGCGCTTACCGTGGCCGCATTGATCAGCGCGACTGCCGGCGCCGATCCCATTCTGCTTATGATGCCCGCCGATCACGTCATCCAGGAGGCGCCCTGTTTCCATGAGGCGGTGGCTCAGGGGCTGGAACTCGCGCAGGCGGGATATTTGGTGACGTTCGGCATCGTGCCGATCCGCCCGGAGACCGGTTATGGATATATCGCCATGGGCGATGCAATCGACGGTCAGGGTGGCACGCATGAGGTGAAATCATTTGTCGAAAAACCGGACGAGGCGACCGCCCGGCGGTATGTGGAATCCGGCGGTTATCTGTGGAACAGCGGCATCTTCATGATGAAGGCATCGGTCTGGCTCGCCGCCATCGGGCGGTTTCGTCCGGAGATTTTCACCGCGTGCCGGACGGCGTGCGCGCATACGAGCGTGGATGGCGATTTTCTGCGCCTCGATGCCGCGGCCTTCAGCAACTGCCCCAGCGACTCGGTGGACTATGCGGTCATGGAAAAGGTGACCGCGCAATCCGGATTCAAAGCGGCCGTGGTGACGCTGGCCGCCGGCTGGTCCGATATCGGGGCCTGGTCAAGCTTGTGGGAAATCTCCCGGCGCGATCCGGAAGGCAACGTCATCCGCGGCGATATCTGCGCCATCGACGCCGCCAATAACGCCCTGCTTGCCGAGCATCGATTGCTGGCGGTCATCGGTTGTGACGATCTGGTGGTGGTGGAGACCGCGGATGCGGTGATGGTGACCAGAAAAAGCCGGGCGCAGGATATCAAACGCATTGTCGAATGGCTGAAAACCCGGGGGCGCGAGGAACGTCTCAGCCACCGCCGCGTCTATCGCCCCTGGGGCAGTTATGAGGGCGTCGACGCCGGTGAAGGGTTCCAGGTCAAGCGCATCATCGTCAAGTCCGGCGGCAAATTGTCCCTGCAAATGCATCATCACCGCGCCGAACACTGGATCGTGGTCAGGGGAACGGCCCGCGTAACCCGCGGCGAGGAGGTGTTCCTGCTGTCCGAAAACCAATCCACCTACATTCCGCAGGGAATCAGGCACCGGCTGGAGAACCCCGGCGACGCGCCGCTGGAGGTCATCGAGGTGCAATCCGGCCGTTATCTCGGCGAAGACGACATCGTCCGCTTCGAAGACCTGTACAACCGCAGTTGA
- the rfaH gene encoding transcription/translation regulatory transformer protein RfaH, whose protein sequence is MRAWYLIHSKPHQERIARENLQRQSYEVYLPLMHQRVRRRNRAVDQIVPMFPRYLFIHLDDQTDNWKPIRSTLGVARMVSFGNAPAIVPIQLINQLQAREGADGVHSSPAKKLARGSKVRIIDGALAGYEAIFEAQNGRERVTLLLQIAGQPVPVHLREIDIEPLN, encoded by the coding sequence ATGCGCGCCTGGTATCTCATCCATAGCAAACCGCACCAGGAGCGGATCGCCCGCGAGAATCTCCAGCGCCAATCCTACGAAGTGTACCTGCCATTGATGCACCAGCGCGTCCGGCGGCGGAACAGGGCGGTGGATCAGATCGTCCCCATGTTCCCGCGTTATTTGTTCATCCATCTGGATGATCAGACCGACAATTGGAAGCCCATACGCTCGACGTTGGGCGTCGCCCGCATGGTGTCCTTTGGAAACGCTCCAGCGATCGTGCCGATTCAACTCATCAACCAATTGCAGGCCCGCGAAGGTGCGGATGGCGTTCACTCATCCCCGGCAAAAAAACTGGCCAGGGGCTCGAAAGTCCGCATCATCGACGGCGCTTTGGCCGGTTACGAGGCCATCTTCGAAGCGCAGAACGGCCGGGAGCGGGTGACATTACTGCTGCAGATCGCGGGCCAGCCGGTGCCGGTTCATCTCCGCGAAATCGACATTGAACCTCTGAACTGA
- a CDS encoding UDP-glucose/GDP-mannose dehydrogenase family protein: MRVVMIGTGYVGLVSGACFAEFGADVTCIDVDVEKITQLNRGIMPIYEPGLGPLVGENKRKGRLHFTTEFEPAVGEADLIFIAVGTPSRHGDGYADLSYVYAAARQIAPLLRDYTVIVDKSTVPVGTARNVARIIREENPKADFDVASNPEFLREGAAITDFMRPDRVVIGVESERAERLLRELYRPLNLIEAPILRTGIESAELIKYAANAFLATKISFINEISMLCETVGADVHDVARGMGMDGRIGRKFLHPGPGFGGSCFPKDTQALVRTAQEHGVSSRIVESVIEVNAAQKARMVKKIRQALGGNETGKVIAVLGLTFKPETDDMRDAPALSILPPLIEKGATIRAHDPHGMEEARKLLPMGIQYCAAVYDVFAGADAVALLTEWNEYRGLNLEKILGLMRGRVFCDLRNVYEPEQMRAAGFDYVCVGR, encoded by the coding sequence ATGCGCGTCGTCATGATCGGAACGGGTTATGTCGGGCTGGTGTCCGGCGCTTGTTTCGCCGAATTCGGCGCCGATGTGACCTGCATTGATGTCGATGTGGAGAAAATAACCCAGCTCAACCGCGGTATCATGCCGATTTATGAGCCTGGCCTCGGGCCGCTGGTGGGGGAAAACAAGCGCAAAGGCCGGCTGCATTTCACCACGGAATTCGAGCCCGCGGTAGGCGAGGCGGATCTGATCTTTATCGCGGTGGGGACGCCGAGCCGCCATGGCGACGGTTATGCGGACTTGTCCTATGTTTACGCGGCGGCCCGGCAAATCGCGCCGCTGCTCAGGGATTACACGGTGATTGTGGACAAATCCACGGTGCCGGTGGGCACGGCGCGCAACGTCGCGCGCATCATCCGGGAAGAGAATCCCAAGGCGGATTTCGACGTGGCCTCCAACCCGGAATTTCTGCGTGAAGGCGCGGCCATTACCGACTTCATGCGTCCCGACCGGGTGGTGATCGGCGTCGAAAGCGAGCGCGCGGAGAGATTGCTGCGCGAGCTTTACCGCCCGCTGAACCTGATCGAGGCGCCGATCCTGAGAACCGGCATCGAAAGCGCGGAACTGATCAAATACGCCGCCAACGCCTTTCTCGCCACCAAGATCAGCTTCATCAACGAGATTTCAATGTTGTGCGAGACCGTCGGCGCCGACGTGCACGACGTCGCCCGCGGCATGGGCATGGACGGCCGCATCGGGCGCAAGTTTCTGCACCCAGGCCCCGGATTCGGCGGCTCCTGTTTTCCCAAGGATACACAGGCACTGGTGCGCACCGCGCAGGAGCATGGTGTCTCCAGCCGCATCGTCGAGTCGGTAATCGAGGTCAATGCCGCCCAGAAGGCGCGCATGGTGAAAAAGATACGTCAAGCCCTTGGCGGTAATGAGACTGGCAAGGTAATCGCGGTTCTCGGACTGACGTTCAAGCCGGAAACCGACGACATGCGCGATGCGCCCGCATTGTCCATCCTGCCGCCGCTTATCGAAAAAGGCGCCACCATCCGCGCGCATGATCCGCACGGCATGGAGGAGGCGCGAAAACTGCTGCCCATGGGCATCCAATATTGCGCGGCAGTCTATGACGTATTTGCCGGCGCCGATGCGGTCGCCCTGCTCACGGAGTGGAACGAATACCGCGGTCTGAACCTCGAAAAGATACTCGGCCTCATGCGCGGCCGCGTCTTTTGCGATCTGCGCAATGTCTATGAGCCGGAGCAGATGCGGGCGGCGGGATTCGATTACGTCTGCGTCGGCCGCTAA
- a CDS encoding nucleotide sugar dehydrogenase gives MKHRRKISVIGLGYVGLPVAVEFGRQARVVGFDINSKRIAELKKGIDHTHEVEGRDLKLADVLFTSKPADLKAADFHIVAVPTPVDEAKRPDLASVLGASETVGGQLKRGDIVVYESTVYPGATEEDCVPVLERESGLKCGRDFFVGYSPERINPGDKRHTFKTITKVVSGQTPAALEIIAAVYGSVVAAGVYKASSIKVAEAAKVIENTQRDLNISLMNELALIFHRMGIDTREVLAAAGTKWNFMPFEPGLVGGHCIGVDPYYLTHKAAIMGYIPQVILSGRRINDGMGEYVAAETVKLLIHDGKPVKDCVVTVLGLTFKEDVPDLRNTRVIDIIRALQEYGIKVQIHDPLASAAEARLEYGVTLTSREKLKPADAVILAVAHKAFAGQGWPLVAGLLRSRRGVVMDVKGRLPRSRRPAGIQLWRL, from the coding sequence ATGAAACATCGACGCAAAATCTCCGTCATCGGCCTCGGCTACGTCGGCCTGCCCGTGGCGGTGGAATTCGGCAGGCAGGCGCGCGTGGTGGGCTTCGACATCAACTCAAAACGCATCGCGGAGTTGAAGAAGGGCATCGATCACACCCATGAGGTCGAGGGCCGCGATCTCAAACTGGCGGACGTTCTATTCACCAGCAAGCCTGCGGATCTGAAGGCCGCGGATTTCCACATCGTGGCGGTGCCGACGCCGGTGGACGAGGCCAAGCGCCCCGATCTGGCGTCCGTGCTCGGCGCCTCGGAAACGGTGGGCGGACAGTTGAAGCGCGGCGACATCGTGGTCTACGAGTCCACGGTCTACCCCGGCGCCACCGAGGAGGACTGCGTGCCGGTGCTGGAGCGCGAATCGGGCCTCAAGTGCGGCAGGGATTTTTTCGTGGGCTACTCGCCGGAGCGCATCAATCCGGGCGACAAGCGACACACCTTCAAGACCATCACCAAGGTGGTCTCCGGCCAGACGCCGGCGGCGCTGGAAATCATCGCCGCGGTTTATGGCTCCGTCGTCGCCGCCGGCGTGTATAAGGCTTCTTCGATCAAGGTGGCCGAGGCCGCCAAGGTCATCGAGAATACCCAGCGCGATCTCAACATCTCGCTCATGAACGAACTGGCGCTGATCTTCCACCGGATGGGCATCGACACCCGAGAAGTGCTGGCGGCGGCGGGGACCAAGTGGAACTTCATGCCATTCGAGCCGGGCCTGGTGGGCGGACATTGCATCGGTGTCGACCCCTACTATCTCACGCACAAGGCCGCCATCATGGGCTACATCCCGCAGGTGATCCTGTCCGGCCGGCGCATCAACGACGGGATGGGTGAATACGTGGCCGCGGAGACGGTGAAGCTGCTCATCCACGACGGCAAACCGGTAAAGGACTGCGTGGTGACGGTGCTCGGGCTGACGTTCAAGGAGGACGTTCCCGATCTGCGCAACACGCGCGTCATAGACATCATCCGCGCGTTACAGGAATATGGCATCAAGGTGCAGATACACGACCCCCTGGCAAGCGCGGCCGAGGCGCGGCTGGAATACGGCGTCACACTGACATCACGCGAGAAACTGAAGCCGGCGGATGCGGTGATCCTTGCCGTCGCGCACAAGGCGTTTGCCGGGCAAGGCTGGCCGTTGGTGGCCGGTCTTTTGCGGAGTCGCCGTGGCGTCGTGATGGACGTCAAGGGCAGGCTCCCGCGCAGCAGGCGGCCCGCCGGTATTCAGTTGTGGCGGTTGTGA
- a CDS encoding NAD-dependent epimerase, protein MKILVTGAAGFIGARLCERLLERGDAVIGVDNLNAYYDVRLKEARLARFSTRPGFAFHKLDIADRQAMSSLFADARPQRVMHLAAQAGVRYSLVNPYAYIDANVSGFLNILEGCRHNGVEHLVFASSSSVYGANTRMPFSVHDNVDHPVSLYAASKKSNELMAHAYSHLYQLPVTGLRFFTVYGPWGRPDMSLFLFTRNILSGRPIDVFNSGHHKRDFTYIEDIVEGVIRTVDKVATPNPEWSGDQPDPGTSRAPYRLYNIGNNKPVDLLRYIEVLENCLGKKASKNMLPMQPGDVPETYADIDDLANAVGYRPGTPIEAGVARFVEWYRGYYGVQA, encoded by the coding sequence ATGAAAATCCTGGTTACCGGCGCCGCCGGCTTCATCGGCGCGCGCTTATGCGAACGATTGCTGGAGCGCGGCGATGCGGTGATCGGCGTCGACAATCTCAATGCCTATTATGATGTGCGCCTGAAGGAGGCGCGGCTCGCGCGTTTTTCGACACGGCCCGGGTTTGCCTTTCACAAATTGGACATTGCCGATCGACAGGCCATGTCGTCGCTTTTCGCCGATGCCAGGCCGCAGCGGGTGATGCATCTGGCGGCGCAGGCGGGCGTGCGCTACTCGCTCGTCAATCCTTACGCCTATATCGATGCCAATGTATCTGGGTTTCTCAACATCCTGGAAGGCTGCCGGCACAATGGCGTCGAGCATCTGGTGTTCGCCTCGTCCAGTTCGGTCTATGGCGCCAACACCCGCATGCCATTTTCCGTGCACGACAACGTCGATCATCCGGTGTCGCTCTACGCAGCAAGCAAGAAATCCAATGAATTGATGGCGCACGCGTACAGCCATCTGTATCAATTGCCGGTGACCGGCCTGCGCTTCTTCACCGTGTACGGCCCGTGGGGCAGACCGGACATGTCGTTGTTCCTGTTTACGCGCAACATCCTCTCCGGCCGGCCCATCGACGTGTTCAACAGCGGTCATCACAAGCGTGATTTCACCTACATTGAGGACATTGTTGAAGGAGTGATCCGAACGGTGGACAAGGTGGCGACGCCGAATCCGGAATGGTCGGGGGACCAACCCGATCCGGGCACCAGCCGGGCGCCATACCGCTTGTACAACATCGGCAACAACAAGCCCGTGGATTTGCTGCGCTACATCGAGGTGCTTGAAAATTGCCTGGGCAAAAAGGCCAGCAAGAACATGCTGCCCATGCAACCGGGAGATGTGCCGGAGACCTACGCCGACATCGATGACCTCGCCAATGCGGTGGGTTATCGCCCGGGCACGCCGATTGAAGCGGGCGTGGCGCGTTTTGTGGAGTGGTATCGCGGTTATTATGGAGTGCAGGCATGA
- a CDS encoding NAD-dependent succinate-semialdehyde dehydrogenase, whose amino-acid sequence MNKDQLWRKRCYIGGTWVEAGDGGTFAVANPATGEVLAQVPSMTAADVEGAVTAACNAYPAWRAKTARERAVLLRRWFDLMMAHQEELAVIMTSEQGKPLTESRGEIAYAASFLEWFAEEGKRVYGDVIPGNIAGRRIVVTKEPVGVCAAITPWNFPSAMITRKAGPALAAGCTIIVKPAEQTPLSALALAALAEEAGVPAGVFNVVTGKPETIGGVLTASPIVRKLSFTGSTEIGRLLMQQCAPTVKKLSLELGGNAPFIVFDDADLDAAVAGAMASKYRNSGQTCVCANRLLVQSGIHDRFVARLTEAAGKLKPGNGMDAGVNQGPLIDAAALAKVENHIRDAVGHGAKVLIGGRRHALGGTFFEPTVLTGVTPRMLVAREETFGPVAPVFRFDTEDEAAAMANDTEYGLASYVFTRDIGRVWRMADRLEYGMVGINAGIFSNEVAPFGGMKFSGFGREGSKYGIEEYLQIKYLCMDGIDK is encoded by the coding sequence ATGAATAAAGATCAACTTTGGCGGAAGCGGTGCTACATCGGCGGGACATGGGTCGAGGCCGGCGATGGCGGGACCTTCGCCGTGGCCAATCCGGCAACGGGGGAAGTCCTGGCGCAGGTGCCGTCGATGACCGCGGCGGACGTGGAGGGCGCGGTAACGGCGGCGTGCAATGCCTATCCCGCCTGGCGGGCGAAGACGGCCAGGGAACGCGCCGTCCTGCTGCGCCGGTGGTTCGATTTGATGATGGCCCATCAGGAGGAACTGGCGGTCATCATGACCTCCGAGCAGGGCAAGCCGCTCACGGAGTCGCGCGGGGAAATCGCCTATGCCGCCTCGTTCCTCGAGTGGTTCGCGGAAGAGGGCAAGCGTGTTTACGGCGACGTCATCCCCGGCAATATCGCGGGGCGCCGCATCGTCGTGACCAAGGAGCCGGTCGGCGTGTGCGCCGCGATCACGCCCTGGAATTTTCCCTCGGCGATGATCACGCGCAAGGCCGGGCCCGCGCTGGCGGCGGGCTGCACGATCATCGTAAAACCCGCGGAGCAAACGCCGCTCTCCGCGCTGGCACTGGCGGCGCTTGCTGAGGAGGCGGGCGTGCCGGCGGGCGTATTCAATGTCGTCACCGGCAAACCTGAGACAATCGGCGGCGTGCTGACGGCGAGTCCGATCGTGCGCAAGCTGAGTTTCACCGGCTCCACGGAAATCGGCCGGCTGTTGATGCAGCAGTGCGCGCCCACGGTGAAGAAACTCTCGCTGGAACTGGGCGGCAACGCGCCCTTCATCGTATTTGATGACGCCGATCTCGACGCGGCCGTGGCGGGGGCGATGGCATCGAAGTACCGCAATTCAGGCCAGACCTGCGTGTGCGCGAACCGGTTGCTGGTGCAGTCCGGGATTCATGATCGCTTTGTTGCCAGACTGACGGAGGCGGCCGGCAAATTGAAGCCGGGCAACGGCATGGATGCGGGCGTGAACCAGGGGCCGCTTATCGACGCGGCGGCGCTGGCCAAGGTCGAAAATCACATCCGCGACGCGGTGGGACACGGCGCAAAAGTGCTGATCGGCGGTCGGCGGCACGCCCTCGGAGGCACGTTTTTCGAACCGACCGTTTTGACCGGTGTCACGCCACGGATGCTTGTCGCGCGCGAGGAAACCTTCGGACCGGTGGCGCCGGTGTTTCGTTTCGATACCGAGGACGAGGCGGCGGCGATGGCCAATGACACCGAGTATGGCCTGGCCTCGTACGTGTTCACGCGCGATATCGGGCGGGTGTGGCGCATGGCCGACAGGCTGGAATACGGCATGGTGGGGATCAACGCCGGGATTTTCTCCAACGAAGTGGCGCCGTTTGGCGGCATGAAATTCTCCGGCTTCGGGCGCGAAGGCTCGAAATACGGCATTGAGGAGTATCTGCAAATCAAGTATCTCTGCATGGACGGCATCGACAAATAA
- a CDS encoding alpha/beta fold hydrolase: MTTLLTLGLCCVALIGALYAMQESLLFYPEKLPRDYRFSVPDAVEVEIPVDGAVLSALHLRLPDPRGLVFFLHGNAGSLRSWFSNSEFYRRVNYDLFMIDYRGYGKSTGSIESEAQLNADVRKAWDVIAPRYAGKKIIIYGRSLGTGLAAKLASEVNATMLILVSPYSSLRELACSYYPFVPGALIKYPLRTDLLLPRIKMPVLLIHGAEDEVIPYAHSVALKALAPDVELIRIEGAHHNDIHEFPAYVDLLARRLQQL; the protein is encoded by the coding sequence ATGACAACGCTGCTCACCCTCGGACTGTGCTGTGTGGCGTTGATTGGGGCGCTTTATGCCATGCAGGAGTCCCTGCTTTTTTATCCGGAAAAACTGCCGCGCGACTATCGGTTCAGCGTACCTGATGCCGTCGAAGTCGAAATCCCCGTCGATGGCGCCGTATTATCCGCACTGCATTTGCGGCTGCCGGACCCCAGGGGGCTGGTGTTCTTCCTGCACGGTAACGCGGGCAGTTTGCGCAGCTGGTTTTCCAACTCTGAATTTTACCGCCGCGTCAACTATGACCTGTTCATGATCGACTACCGCGGCTATGGCAAAAGCACGGGGTCGATAGAAAGCGAGGCTCAACTCAACGCGGACGTGAGAAAGGCGTGGGACGTCATTGCGCCGCGATATGCCGGTAAAAAGATCATCATCTACGGCCGCTCGCTCGGCACCGGACTCGCCGCGAAGCTGGCGAGCGAGGTGAATGCGACGATGCTCATCCTGGTCTCGCCCTACAGCAGCCTGCGGGAGCTGGCGTGCTCCTATTATCCCTTCGTGCCCGGCGCCCTGATAAAGTACCCCTTGCGGACGGATTTGCTGCTGCCGCGGATCAAAATGCCGGTACTGCTCATACACGGCGCGGAAGACGAGGTGATCCCGTACGCGCACAGCGTGGCGTTGAAAGCACTGGCGCCTGATGTCGAATTGATCCGCATCGAGGGGGCGCATCACAACGACATCCATGAATTCCCGGCCTATGTCGATTTGCTTGCCCGGCGTTTGCAACAGTTGTAG